In one Gopherus evgoodei ecotype Sinaloan lineage chromosome 1, rGopEvg1_v1.p, whole genome shotgun sequence genomic region, the following are encoded:
- the RBM26 gene encoding RNA-binding protein 26 isoform X2: MVAKMIIENFEALKSWLSKTLEPICDADPSALAKYVLALVKKDKSEKELKALCVDQLDVFLQKETQIFVEKLFDAVNTKSYLPPPEQPSSGSLKVEFFQHQEKDTKKEEIIKEEEREKKFSRRLNHSPPQSSSRYRETRSREERKKDERSRKRDYDRNPPRRDSYRDRYNRRRGRSRSYSRSRSRSWSKERLRDRDRDRTRSRSRSRTRSRERDLGKPKYDLDRTDPLENNYTPVPSVTNISSGHYPVPTLSSTITVIAPTHHGNNTTESWSEFHEEQLDHNSYGRPPLPKKRCRDYDEKGFCMRGDMCPFDHGSDPVVVEDVNIPGILPFPAQPPVVEGPPPPGLPPPPPILSPPPVNLRPPVPPPGPLPPSLPPVTGPPPPLPPLQPAGMDAPPNSATSSVPTVVTTGIHHQPPPAPPSLFAAETYDTDAYNPEAPSITNTSRPMYRHRVHAQRPNLIGLTSGDMDLPPREKPPNKNSMRIVVDSESRKRSIGAGDGGIPAKKAWFEKQNFNRTNNPGFQKKVQFGNENTKLELRKVPPELNNISKLNEHFSKFGNLVNLQVAYHGDPEGALIQFATHEEAKKAISSTEAVLNNRFIKVYWHREGSAPLMSAPMQKVIQPLVQQPSLPVVKQSVKERLGPVPASNIEPAEAQSASTEVAQNVTKLSVKDRLGFVSKLPAPATEKVLSTSTGLTKTVYNPAALKAAQKSLPVVSTSSLDSSEAQKKKQETLRLQQDVRKKKQEILEKHIETQKMLISKLERNKPMMKSEDKAEIMKTLETLTNSITKLKDELKGVSSGGAPLKSLKTKAQMQKELLDTELDLYKKMQAGEEVAELRRKYTELQLELH; encoded by the exons AGACCCAGATATTTGTTGAAAAACTTTTTGATGCTGTGAATACAAAGAGCTATCTACCTCCGCCAGAGCAGCCATCATCAGGAAGCCTAAAAGTTGAATTTTTTCAACAccaagaaaaagacacaaaaaaggAAGAG ATAATTAAAGAGGAAGAGCGAGAAAAAAAGTTTTCTAGAAGACTAAATCACAGTCCTCCTCAGTCAAGCTCTCGGTACCGAGAAACTAG AAGCCgcgaggaaagaaaaaaagatgaacGTTCTCGCAAGAGGGATTATGACCGTAACCCCCCTAGACGGGATTCATATAGAGACAGGTACAACAGAAGAAGAGGACGGAGTCGGAGCTACAGCAGGAGTCGAAGCAGAAGTTGGAGTAAGGAACGATTGCGGGACCGGGATAGGGACAGGACCAGGAGCAGAAGTAGAAGCAGAACACGAAGCAGAG AAAGAGATTTGGGAAAGCCGAAATATGATTTGGATAGAACAGATCCATTAGAAAACAATTATACTCCAGTTCCGTCTGTAACAAACATTTCATCTGGCCATTACCCTGTCCCCACACTGAGTAGCACTATTACAGTTATTGCTCCTACTCATCATGGTAATAACACTACTGAAAGTTGGTCAGAGTTCCATGAAGAACAGTTGGACCACAACTCATATGGAAGACCTCCACTGCCAAAGAAACGCTGCAGAGACTATGATG AAAAGGGTTTCTGTATGAGAGGAGACATGTGTCCCTTtgatcatggaagtgacccagtTGTTGTAGAAGATGTGAATATTCCTGGCATCCTGCCTTTTCCAGCACAGCCCCCTGTTGTTGAAGGACCACCTCCGCCTGGacttcctcccccaccaccaattTTAAGTCCTCCACCTGTTAATCTTAGACCGCCAGTGCCACCTCCAGGCCCTTTACCGCCTAGTCTTCCACCTGTTacag GACCACCTCCTCCACTTCCACCTTTACAACCTGCTGGCATGGATGCTCCTCCAAACTCAGCAACCAGTTCCGTTCCCACTGTTGTTACAACTGGTATTCATCACCAGCCACCTCCTGCTCCACCATCACTGTTTGCAGCAG AAACATATGACACAGATGCCTATAATCCTGAAGCTCCAAGTATAACGAACACTTCAAGGCCCATGTACAGGCACAGAGTGCATGCCCAAAGGCCTAATTTGATAGGACTAACATCAGGTGATATGGATCTGCCCCCCAGAG AAAAACCTCCGAATAAAAATAGTATGAGGATAGTGGTGGATTCTGAGTCCAGGAAAAGATCAATTGGCGCAGGCGATGGAGGAATTCCTGCAAAGAAGGCTTGGTTTGAAAA GCAAAACTTCAACAGAACAAACaatcctggttttcagaagaaggtgcagtTTGGAAATGAGAATACGAAGCTTGAATTGAGGAAAGTTCCACCAGAACTTAACAATATCAGCAAACTTAACGAGCACTTCAGCAAATTTGGAAACTTAGTCAATTTACAG GTTGCATATCATGGTGATCCAGAAGGTGCCCTTATTCAGTTTGCCACCCACGAAGAAGCAAAGAAAGCTATATCAAGCACAGAAGCAGTATTAAATAATCGCTTTATTAAAGTCTATTGGCATCGAGAAGGCAGTGCTCCACTAATGTCAGCTCCCATGCAGAAG gTAATACAGCCTTTAGTTCAGCAACCCAGTTTACCAGTAGTGAAGCAGTCTGTCAAAGAGCGATTAGGTCCTGTACCGGCAAGTAATATTGAGCCTGCAGAGGCTCAGAGTGCCAGTACAGAAGTTGCTCAG AATGTGACTAAATTATCTGTGAAAGATAGGCTGGGTTTTGTGTCAAAACTGCCTGCTCCAGCAACAGAGAAG GTATTGTCCACGTCTACTGGCTTGACAAAAACTGTATACAATCCTGCTgctttgaaggcagcacagaaatctTTGCCTGTTGTTTCCACTTCCAGTCTAGATTCCAGTGAAGCACAGAAGAAAAAACAG GAAACACTAAGACTTCAACAAGatgtaagaaagaaaaaacaggagaTCTTAGAAAAGCACATTGAAACACAAAAG ATGCTGATTTCAAAGTTGGAGAGGAATAAACCCATGATGAAGTCAGAAgacaaagcagaaataatgaaaacTCTGGAGACTTTGACTAATAGCATTACCAAGTTAAAGGATGAATTAAAAGGTGTCTCATCTGGAGGTGCTCCTCTGAAAAGCTTGAAAACTAAAGCTCAG ATGCAGAAAGAATTACTGGATACCGAGCTTGATTTGTACAAGAAGATGCAGGCTGGTGAAGAAGTGGCTGAACTAAGAAGAAAGTACACAGAACTGCAGCTTgaa
- the RBM26 gene encoding RNA-binding protein 26 isoform X3: MVAKMIIENFEALKSWLSKTLEPICDADPSALAKYVLALVKKDKSEKELKALCVDQLDVFLQKETQIFVEKLFDAVNTKSYLPPPEQPSSGSLKVEFFQHQEKDTKKEEIIKEEEREKKFSRRLNHSPPQSSSRYRETRSREERKKDERSRKRDYDRNPPRRDSYRDRYNRRRGRSRSYSRSRSRSWSKERLRDRDRDRTRSRSRSRTRSRERDLGKPKYDLDRTDPLENNYTPVPSVTNISSGHYPVPTLSSTITVIAPTHHGNNTTESWSEFHEEQLDHNSYGRPPLPKKRCRDYDEKGFCMRGDMCPFDHGSDPVVVEDVNIPGILPFPAQPPVVEGPPPPGLPPPPPILSPPPVNLRPPVPPPGPLPPSLPPVTGPPPPLPPLQPAGMDAPPNSATSSVPTVVTTGIHHQPPPAPPSLFAAETYDTDAYNPEAPSITNTSRPMYRHRVHAQRPNLIGLTSGDMDLPPREKPPNKNSMRIVVDSESRKRSIGAGDGGIPAKKAWFEKQNFNRTNNPGFQKKVQFGNENTKLELRKVPPELNNISKLNEHFSKFGNLVNLQVAYHGDPEGALIQFATHEEAKKAISSTEAVLNNRFIKVYWHREGSAPLMSAPMQKVIQPLVQQPSLPVVKQSVKERLGPVPASNIEPAEAQSASTEVAQNVTKLSVKDRLGFVSKLPAPATEKVLSTSTGLTKTVYNPAALKAAQKSLPVVSTSSLDSSEAQKKKQETLRLQQDVRKKKQEILEKHIETQKMLISKLERNKPMMKSEDKAEIMKTLETLTNSITKLKDELKGVSSGGAPLKSLKTKAQDDLQPQIGVNEQF; the protein is encoded by the exons AGACCCAGATATTTGTTGAAAAACTTTTTGATGCTGTGAATACAAAGAGCTATCTACCTCCGCCAGAGCAGCCATCATCAGGAAGCCTAAAAGTTGAATTTTTTCAACAccaagaaaaagacacaaaaaaggAAGAG ATAATTAAAGAGGAAGAGCGAGAAAAAAAGTTTTCTAGAAGACTAAATCACAGTCCTCCTCAGTCAAGCTCTCGGTACCGAGAAACTAG AAGCCgcgaggaaagaaaaaaagatgaacGTTCTCGCAAGAGGGATTATGACCGTAACCCCCCTAGACGGGATTCATATAGAGACAGGTACAACAGAAGAAGAGGACGGAGTCGGAGCTACAGCAGGAGTCGAAGCAGAAGTTGGAGTAAGGAACGATTGCGGGACCGGGATAGGGACAGGACCAGGAGCAGAAGTAGAAGCAGAACACGAAGCAGAG AAAGAGATTTGGGAAAGCCGAAATATGATTTGGATAGAACAGATCCATTAGAAAACAATTATACTCCAGTTCCGTCTGTAACAAACATTTCATCTGGCCATTACCCTGTCCCCACACTGAGTAGCACTATTACAGTTATTGCTCCTACTCATCATGGTAATAACACTACTGAAAGTTGGTCAGAGTTCCATGAAGAACAGTTGGACCACAACTCATATGGAAGACCTCCACTGCCAAAGAAACGCTGCAGAGACTATGATG AAAAGGGTTTCTGTATGAGAGGAGACATGTGTCCCTTtgatcatggaagtgacccagtTGTTGTAGAAGATGTGAATATTCCTGGCATCCTGCCTTTTCCAGCACAGCCCCCTGTTGTTGAAGGACCACCTCCGCCTGGacttcctcccccaccaccaattTTAAGTCCTCCACCTGTTAATCTTAGACCGCCAGTGCCACCTCCAGGCCCTTTACCGCCTAGTCTTCCACCTGTTacag GACCACCTCCTCCACTTCCACCTTTACAACCTGCTGGCATGGATGCTCCTCCAAACTCAGCAACCAGTTCCGTTCCCACTGTTGTTACAACTGGTATTCATCACCAGCCACCTCCTGCTCCACCATCACTGTTTGCAGCAG AAACATATGACACAGATGCCTATAATCCTGAAGCTCCAAGTATAACGAACACTTCAAGGCCCATGTACAGGCACAGAGTGCATGCCCAAAGGCCTAATTTGATAGGACTAACATCAGGTGATATGGATCTGCCCCCCAGAG AAAAACCTCCGAATAAAAATAGTATGAGGATAGTGGTGGATTCTGAGTCCAGGAAAAGATCAATTGGCGCAGGCGATGGAGGAATTCCTGCAAAGAAGGCTTGGTTTGAAAA GCAAAACTTCAACAGAACAAACaatcctggttttcagaagaaggtgcagtTTGGAAATGAGAATACGAAGCTTGAATTGAGGAAAGTTCCACCAGAACTTAACAATATCAGCAAACTTAACGAGCACTTCAGCAAATTTGGAAACTTAGTCAATTTACAG GTTGCATATCATGGTGATCCAGAAGGTGCCCTTATTCAGTTTGCCACCCACGAAGAAGCAAAGAAAGCTATATCAAGCACAGAAGCAGTATTAAATAATCGCTTTATTAAAGTCTATTGGCATCGAGAAGGCAGTGCTCCACTAATGTCAGCTCCCATGCAGAAG gTAATACAGCCTTTAGTTCAGCAACCCAGTTTACCAGTAGTGAAGCAGTCTGTCAAAGAGCGATTAGGTCCTGTACCGGCAAGTAATATTGAGCCTGCAGAGGCTCAGAGTGCCAGTACAGAAGTTGCTCAG AATGTGACTAAATTATCTGTGAAAGATAGGCTGGGTTTTGTGTCAAAACTGCCTGCTCCAGCAACAGAGAAG GTATTGTCCACGTCTACTGGCTTGACAAAAACTGTATACAATCCTGCTgctttgaaggcagcacagaaatctTTGCCTGTTGTTTCCACTTCCAGTCTAGATTCCAGTGAAGCACAGAAGAAAAAACAG GAAACACTAAGACTTCAACAAGatgtaagaaagaaaaaacaggagaTCTTAGAAAAGCACATTGAAACACAAAAG ATGCTGATTTCAAAGTTGGAGAGGAATAAACCCATGATGAAGTCAGAAgacaaagcagaaataatgaaaacTCTGGAGACTTTGACTAATAGCATTACCAAGTTAAAGGATGAATTAAAAGGTGTCTCATCTGGAGGTGCTCCTCTGAAAAGCTTGAAAACTAAAGCTCAG GACGATCTTCAGCCCCAGATTGGAGTGAATGAACAATTTTAA